The following coding sequences lie in one Marinobacter sp. ANT_B65 genomic window:
- the paaX gene encoding phenylacetic acid degradation operon negative regulatory protein PaaX, protein MSAKQQLDGLIRDFQKKRPLRAGSLIITTYGDIVHPRGGNVWLGSLMKLLTSMGVSERLVRTSVYRLIQDGWLQAEKVGRCSYYSVTGAGLRRFQQAFAHVYTLGTDDWNGSWCLVFLNQLEPETRAKVREELKWLSFGSMATGVMEHPRFTRNELVPLLQEWGALEDTIVMQTQPLEQRSPRALRRQVKESWNLDELGFRYKRFLETFRPLWRELCTDDNLSPEDCVTARILLVHEYRKILLRDPLLPDELLPGDWEGRSAKQLCRNLYRAIYSRADEHLATVLENASGPLPGPSQGFYRRFGGLTEENASSNSENLAEESA, encoded by the coding sequence ATGTCTGCAAAACAACAGCTCGATGGCCTGATCCGGGACTTCCAGAAAAAACGCCCTTTGCGTGCGGGCTCTCTGATCATAACAACCTATGGGGACATCGTTCACCCGCGCGGCGGCAACGTCTGGCTCGGAAGTCTGATGAAACTGCTGACATCCATGGGCGTGAGTGAGCGGCTGGTCCGTACTTCCGTCTACAGGCTGATTCAGGACGGCTGGCTACAAGCTGAAAAAGTGGGCCGGTGCAGCTATTACAGCGTAACTGGTGCCGGCCTGAGGCGTTTCCAGCAGGCATTCGCTCATGTCTACACGCTTGGCACCGACGACTGGAACGGCAGCTGGTGCCTGGTATTCCTCAATCAGCTTGAACCGGAAACCCGCGCCAAAGTGCGTGAAGAGCTGAAATGGCTGAGCTTCGGCAGCATGGCAACGGGGGTTATGGAGCATCCACGCTTTACCCGCAACGAACTGGTGCCACTGCTTCAGGAATGGGGCGCACTGGAAGACACCATCGTTATGCAGACCCAGCCACTGGAACAGCGGAGTCCGCGGGCTTTGCGCAGGCAAGTCAAAGAAAGCTGGAATCTGGACGAGCTTGGCTTCAGATATAAACGCTTCCTGGAAACATTCCGGCCGCTGTGGCGGGAACTCTGTACCGATGACAACCTGAGCCCGGAAGACTGCGTTACAGCGCGTATCCTGCTGGTTCATGAATACCGGAAAATACTTCTGCGGGACCCACTGCTACCAGACGAACTCCTGCCCGGCGACTGGGAAGGGCGAAGCGCCAAGCAGCTTTGCCGTAACCTCTACCGGGCCATATACAGCCGTGCGGATGAACACCTGGCAACCGTACTGGAAAACGCATCAGGCCCGCTACCCGGGCCAAGCCAGGGTTTTTATCGCCGCTTCGGTGGCCTGACAGAAGAAAATGCATCCAGTAACAGTGAAAACCTGGCGGAAGAGTCAGCCTGA
- a CDS encoding branched-chain amino acid ABC transporter permease, which produces MMASFSQFRLKGLVLLAIVIFALPLFITNPFHYGLATQIALIAGAVVGLNLLVGFAGQISLGHAGFFGMGAYFSALMTSNYGWSAIPALIVGAVGVAIIAWAVGRPILRLKGHYLSMATLAVGFIIAIILNNEREITGGPDGMPVPPFDVFGWELSPFGQYSLFGMEISGDLAWYLFAGVVLLAAVWLAQNLIDSPIGRALRSVHGSEVAASVVGVNTAKYKSLVFVISAVYASVMGALYGHFQGFITPSVASFDFSILLITMVVLGGMGSTIGVIIGAVVLEILPQVLADFQEMEMVMFGLILMLTMIFMPKGLLPTLTGYLNKRRARSVGGDA; this is translated from the coding sequence ATGATGGCTTCATTTTCGCAGTTCCGTCTAAAGGGCCTGGTGCTCCTGGCCATCGTAATCTTTGCGTTGCCACTGTTTATCACTAATCCCTTTCATTATGGCCTGGCCACGCAAATTGCGTTGATTGCCGGTGCGGTTGTGGGCCTTAACCTGCTGGTCGGTTTTGCCGGCCAGATCAGTCTCGGCCATGCCGGATTTTTCGGGATGGGTGCTTATTTCAGTGCCCTGATGACCAGTAATTACGGCTGGTCTGCAATTCCTGCTCTAATCGTGGGTGCCGTTGGCGTCGCGATCATTGCCTGGGCTGTCGGTCGTCCGATTCTGCGTCTCAAAGGCCATTATCTGTCCATGGCCACCCTTGCCGTGGGTTTTATTATCGCCATTATTCTGAACAATGAGCGGGAAATAACCGGTGGGCCGGACGGCATGCCAGTTCCTCCGTTTGATGTGTTTGGCTGGGAGCTTAGCCCCTTTGGCCAGTATTCCCTGTTTGGTATGGAGATCAGTGGCGATCTGGCCTGGTATCTGTTCGCCGGAGTGGTATTGCTGGCGGCAGTCTGGCTTGCCCAGAACCTGATCGATTCTCCTATTGGCAGGGCTTTACGTTCTGTCCACGGCTCGGAAGTCGCTGCCAGTGTAGTGGGTGTTAACACCGCAAAATACAAAAGCCTGGTGTTTGTGATCTCTGCGGTATATGCCAGCGTGATGGGCGCGCTTTATGGTCACTTTCAGGGATTTATCACACCCTCTGTGGCCAGTTTCGATTTTTCCATTTTGTTGATCACCATGGTTGTTCTGGGGGGTATGGGATCGACCATCGGGGTGATTATTGGCGCAGTGGTTCTGGAAATTCTGCCGCAAGTGCTGGCAGATTTTCAGGAGATGGAAATGGTGATGTTTGGTTTAATCCTGATGCTGACCATGATCTTTATGCCCAAAGGCTTGCTGCCAACCCTGACTGGTTACCTGAACAAACGACGCGCCAGATCTGTCGGAGGTGACGCATGA
- a CDS encoding branched-chain amino acid ABC transporter permease: MFSEFLQYLFTGITIGATYALIALGFTLIYNASHVINFAQGEFLMIGGMATVSLTAMGVPMLLAIVLAVILAGVLGIALQRLAIAPAKNADVVTLIIITIGASIFIRGLAQLVWGKEYHVMPNFSSDEPIEIFGAVLNSQSLWVLGVGAVLVAVLVYFFTRTLTGKAILATSMNKDAARLVGIRTQVVLMLAFMVSALLGSIAGIVVAPITFTSYDIGIILGLKGFVAAAIGGLGSGMGAVVGGLALGVVEAMAAGYLSSDYKDAVAFSMILLVLFFMPRGLFGAKIVERV, encoded by the coding sequence ATGTTTTCTGAATTTCTGCAGTACCTGTTTACGGGTATCACTATTGGTGCTACCTACGCCCTGATTGCTTTGGGCTTTACCCTGATTTATAACGCCAGCCATGTCATTAACTTCGCCCAGGGGGAGTTTCTGATGATTGGCGGTATGGCGACAGTATCTTTAACAGCCATGGGTGTGCCCATGCTGCTCGCGATTGTACTTGCTGTAATTCTTGCCGGGGTGCTGGGCATTGCTCTGCAGCGTCTGGCTATAGCGCCTGCTAAAAACGCAGATGTAGTTACACTGATCATTATCACCATCGGTGCGTCCATTTTTATCCGTGGTCTGGCCCAGCTGGTATGGGGCAAGGAATACCATGTGATGCCTAACTTCAGCAGCGACGAACCGATTGAAATTTTTGGAGCCGTGCTGAACAGCCAGAGCCTTTGGGTGCTGGGTGTCGGTGCGGTTCTTGTTGCGGTACTGGTATATTTCTTTACCCGCACGCTGACCGGCAAGGCGATTCTCGCCACTTCAATGAATAAAGACGCTGCCCGCCTTGTAGGCATTCGCACTCAGGTTGTGCTGATGCTGGCGTTTATGGTTTCTGCGTTGCTGGGATCCATAGCCGGCATTGTGGTAGCACCTATCACCTTTACTTCCTATGACATCGGAATAATCCTCGGTTTGAAGGGCTTTGTGGCCGCGGCCATTGGTGGGTTGGGCAGCGGCATGGGCGCCGTAGTCGGCGGCCTGGCTCTGGGGGTGGTTGAAGCCATGGCGGCGGGTTACCTGTCGTCCGATTATAAGGACGCAGTTGCCTTCTCAATGATACTTCTGGTGCTGTTCTTCATGCCCCGGGGCCTGTTTGGCGCCAAGATCGTGGAGCGGGTGTGA
- a CDS encoding ABC transporter substrate-binding protein: MFKKITRRAGKFTAIAAAGLLAMNVQAADPIRIGSFLSVTGPASFLGDPELKTLEMYVEKINEDGGVLGRQLELVHYDDAGNASKARNFASRLIRSDRVDIIVGGSTTGATMAAVPMVEQAKIPFISLAGAVVITTPVKKWVFKTPQTDRMAAERVLNDMKSRGLTKVGLISGTGGFGSSGREQTLAAVKEMGGIEIVADETYGGSDTDMTAQLTNIRSTEGVQTILNFGFGQGPAIVTRNYAQLGIDLPFYQSHGVASDGFLELAGSSADGLRLPASPLLVPESLPASDPQKPVVEAYKSEYEARWNSKVSTFGAYAYDGLMLAVEAIEKAGSTDKEAVRDALESIQGHVGVTGTFNMSADDHNGLEADSFRILEVQDGGWELIN, encoded by the coding sequence ATGTTCAAAAAGATCACGCGTCGTGCAGGCAAGTTTACAGCCATTGCAGCGGCTGGCCTGCTGGCAATGAACGTTCAGGCAGCTGACCCTATACGTATTGGTTCCTTTCTTTCTGTTACCGGCCCCGCATCTTTCCTGGGTGACCCAGAGCTGAAAACTCTGGAGATGTATGTTGAAAAAATCAACGAAGACGGCGGCGTTCTGGGGCGTCAGCTCGAGCTTGTTCATTATGATGACGCAGGCAACGCTTCCAAGGCCCGTAACTTCGCAAGCCGGCTTATCCGTTCAGACCGGGTAGATATCATTGTAGGCGGAAGTACGACAGGTGCCACTATGGCTGCTGTCCCGATGGTTGAGCAGGCGAAGATTCCCTTTATTTCCCTGGCGGGTGCCGTAGTTATTACCACTCCGGTTAAAAAGTGGGTTTTCAAAACTCCGCAAACTGACCGTATGGCGGCAGAGCGCGTCCTGAATGATATGAAATCACGTGGCCTGACCAAGGTTGGTCTTATCTCGGGCACTGGTGGCTTCGGCAGCTCCGGGCGTGAGCAGACTCTTGCAGCAGTCAAGGAAATGGGCGGAATCGAGATTGTTGCTGATGAAACCTACGGCGGTTCAGACACCGACATGACAGCGCAGCTCACCAATATCCGTAGCACAGAGGGTGTTCAGACTATTCTCAACTTCGGTTTTGGTCAGGGCCCGGCGATTGTTACTCGTAACTACGCCCAGTTGGGTATTGATCTTCCGTTCTATCAGTCCCACGGTGTTGCCTCTGATGGTTTCCTCGAACTTGCAGGCAGCAGTGCTGACGGCCTGAGATTGCCTGCCTCGCCGTTGCTGGTGCCGGAATCCCTGCCTGCCTCGGATCCGCAAAAGCCAGTGGTTGAGGCTTACAAAAGTGAGTACGAAGCACGCTGGAACTCAAAGGTTTCTACCTTTGGTGCCTATGCCTATGACGGCCTGATGCTGGCGGTAGAAGCCATTGAGAAAGCAGGAAGCACCGATAAAGAAGCTGTGCGCGATGCTCTTGAAAGCATTCAGGGTCACGTAGGTGTGACCGGTACTTTCAATATGTCAGCTGATGACCATAACGGCCTGGAAGCTGATTCCTTCCGCATCCTGGAAGTTCAGGATGGCGGCTGGGAACTGATCAACTAA
- a CDS encoding DUF6351 family protein — protein MRNTLKVRSGLMAGLTAFLLSGCFDGSDSTSGSTPPDLGLTSLSSAPDQVSGDDVLIGLEGDSATIAAEKNNLEFWLNDARISPVMRAGRNGPEVLVTGLAEGENRLELHHVDYGPLSDLTLDVHPITGPIFSGPHQYPFVCTVTTELGKQPRVDTTGTTGFPVLDSNGSQIGVSKDCSIDSYVEFIYRTTGGNWAPLPADGSRPVDMATTELTDGRTVDFIVRQERGTINRFIYSFATLASLGDEADDASTENWNGRLLFQFEGGVAIGHSQGRISGRALEPEVLKKGYAVIYSTGTRTDTHYNLQVGGETALMVKEHFIKRFGVPEYTVAIGGSGGGIQQYVYSQNHPELLDAGVPQYSYPDMVTQTIHVGDCELLEYYMDVTDKDNAKWQTTTNRSWLVGLNATDEYPDPFAGVKQMLGYSSAPGMTECVPAWRGLTPLVMNPAFGAARNQELMQPAGVMNEVQWTHYDDLRNIYGLDGNGNARALFDNIGVQYGLGALLAGNISKSEFLKLNAQVGGWKHPSDMVQEGFPFTGGVDDVMADPGKFDPWSSRNMNLSPDGMQPAPRTQGDLAAMEAAYTSGMVFDGQLNMPVIDWRHYLEEVLDMHNSHQSFSVRQRIINKMGHAGNQVIWFTDTRPTDTSDPEEPKPLEESDPTWAALDVLHEWLMNIRANPERSIAENKPAEAVDACYEADGTVIAAGEGVWNGILDGQSDGDCTTKFETHTTSRIVAGGPIEGSVFKCSLKPVATALTDNTYQGVSFTEDEVIRLNEIFPDGVCDYSRPDQGRPAG, from the coding sequence ATGCGTAACACCCTAAAGGTGCGGTCTGGTCTGATGGCAGGTTTGACTGCATTCCTGCTCAGTGGCTGTTTCGATGGCTCTGACAGCACTTCCGGGTCCACTCCTCCTGATCTTGGCCTCACCAGCTTGTCCAGCGCGCCGGACCAGGTCAGTGGTGATGATGTCCTGATAGGCCTGGAAGGTGACTCAGCCACGATTGCGGCGGAAAAAAACAACCTGGAATTCTGGCTTAATGACGCCAGAATCAGTCCGGTGATGAGGGCGGGGCGAAATGGCCCGGAAGTTCTCGTGACAGGGCTTGCCGAGGGTGAGAACCGGCTGGAGTTGCACCACGTTGATTACGGCCCGTTGAGCGACCTGACTCTGGATGTGCATCCGATAACCGGGCCGATTTTCTCGGGCCCTCACCAGTATCCGTTTGTCTGTACGGTAACAACAGAGTTGGGGAAGCAGCCTCGGGTGGATACAACCGGGACGACAGGCTTCCCGGTACTGGACAGCAATGGCAGCCAGATTGGAGTGAGCAAGGACTGTTCGATCGACTCGTATGTGGAGTTTATCTATCGCACGACCGGGGGAAACTGGGCGCCTTTGCCGGCTGATGGTTCCCGGCCTGTGGACATGGCGACTACCGAGCTGACAGATGGCCGCACTGTTGATTTCATTGTGCGTCAGGAGCGCGGCACTATTAACCGCTTTATTTACAGCTTTGCCACCTTGGCTTCGTTGGGAGATGAAGCGGATGATGCCTCTACAGAAAACTGGAACGGCCGGTTGCTGTTCCAGTTTGAAGGCGGCGTTGCCATTGGACATTCCCAGGGGCGGATCAGTGGTCGGGCCCTTGAGCCGGAGGTGCTCAAAAAAGGCTATGCGGTTATCTATTCCACGGGCACCCGGACCGACACCCACTATAACCTTCAGGTCGGTGGCGAGACTGCCCTGATGGTAAAAGAGCACTTCATCAAACGCTTTGGTGTGCCGGAGTACACTGTGGCCATCGGCGGTTCTGGTGGTGGTATCCAGCAGTATGTCTATTCCCAGAATCACCCGGAGCTACTGGATGCAGGTGTCCCCCAATACTCATACCCGGACATGGTGACCCAGACCATTCACGTCGGGGACTGTGAGTTATTGGAGTACTACATGGACGTTACTGACAAAGATAACGCCAAGTGGCAGACAACGACTAACCGCAGCTGGCTTGTAGGGCTGAATGCTACGGATGAATACCCGGATCCGTTTGCAGGTGTAAAGCAGATGCTTGGTTATAGCAGTGCGCCCGGAATGACTGAGTGCGTCCCGGCCTGGCGTGGGCTGACGCCACTGGTGATGAACCCGGCTTTCGGTGCGGCGCGAAACCAGGAACTGATGCAGCCGGCCGGGGTGATGAACGAGGTCCAGTGGACCCACTACGATGACCTGAGAAATATTTATGGCCTAGATGGGAATGGCAATGCCCGCGCCCTGTTTGACAATATTGGTGTGCAATACGGGCTTGGAGCACTCCTGGCAGGCAATATTTCAAAGTCCGAATTTTTGAAACTGAATGCTCAGGTTGGTGGCTGGAAGCACCCTTCAGACATGGTGCAGGAAGGCTTTCCATTTACTGGTGGAGTTGACGATGTAATGGCCGATCCCGGCAAGTTTGATCCCTGGAGTTCCCGCAATATGAACCTGAGCCCGGATGGCATGCAACCGGCGCCCCGGACACAGGGTGACCTGGCAGCTATGGAAGCGGCCTATACATCGGGCATGGTTTTTGATGGCCAGCTCAATATGCCGGTCATAGACTGGAGGCATTACCTGGAGGAAGTACTGGATATGCACAACAGTCACCAGTCCTTCTCTGTGCGTCAGCGCATCATCAATAAAATGGGACATGCGGGCAATCAGGTGATCTGGTTTACCGACACCCGGCCCACTGATACATCCGACCCTGAGGAACCAAAGCCACTGGAAGAATCCGACCCGACCTGGGCGGCACTGGATGTACTGCACGAATGGCTAATGAATATCCGGGCGAATCCGGAGCGGAGTATTGCCGAAAACAAACCGGCAGAGGCTGTGGATGCCTGCTATGAAGCTGACGGTACAGTCATCGCCGCTGGAGAGGGTGTCTGGAATGGCATCCTCGATGGCCAGTCCGACGGCGACTGCACCACGAAGTTCGAAACCCACACCACATCCCGTATTGTGGCGGGAGGCCCGATTGAAGGCAGCGTGTTCAAGTGCAGCCTGAAGCCTGTAGCAACAGCGCTGACAGATAACACCTATCAGGGTGTTTCATTTACGGAAGACGAAGTGATCCGGTTAAACGAGATCTTTCCCGACGGGGTTTGCGATTACAGCCGGCCGGATCAGGGGCGCCCTGCTGGCTGA